The Devosia sp. SD17-2 genome includes a region encoding these proteins:
- a CDS encoding universal stress protein, with product MFKSLLIATDGSELGDKAVDAGLDLARTYGASVTIITATDPVATGIGSGGFGTMDAGPIIARLEETYRAEADKLLAAAKAKADAAGIAAKTVHAARSRPADAILEAAKAENADTIIMGSHGRRGLKRLLLGSQASEVLSHAGVPVLIVK from the coding sequence ATGTTCAAATCTCTTCTTATTGCCACGGACGGTTCGGAACTGGGCGACAAGGCAGTGGATGCCGGTCTCGATCTCGCCAGGACTTATGGCGCCAGCGTCACCATCATCACCGCGACTGATCCCGTCGCCACCGGCATTGGCAGCGGCGGCTTCGGCACCATGGATGCAGGCCCGATCATCGCCCGGCTTGAAGAAACCTACAGGGCCGAAGCCGACAAGCTTCTCGCTGCGGCCAAGGCCAAGGCCGATGCTGCCGGGATCGCGGCAAAGACCGTCCATGCTGCCCGTTCGCGCCCGGCCGATGCCATTCTCGAGGCTGCGAAAGCCGAAAACGCCGACACCATCATCATGGGTTCGCATGGCCGCCGCGGCCTAAAGCGCCTGCTGCTCGGCAGCCAGGCTTCCGAGGTTCTGTCCCACGCCGGCGTGCCGGTTCTCATCGTCAAGTAG
- a CDS encoding error-prone DNA polymerase, whose amino-acid sequence MSQIVPLVGQRPSRLVPKSPIPPYTELITTSNFSFLRSGSHPEELVAAAMQMGLAGLGLCDRNSFAGVVRAYVTARDNKENFPSFRYLVGVRLVFSDGTPDIIAYPTDRAAYGRLCKLLTLGNKRGEKGSPDLRFEDLFGRSDPVSETEHGPTENFAVGQLFILVPDEADWGSTEKVLARLVEGARDRVWVAGVAKFDGQDRARLNRVDTLARRHGAAMIASNDVAYHEPDRRMVLDVVTAIREHVTLDEAGFLLSANAERHLKTAREMNRLFSAYPDAIAQTQIFMGRIGFCLSQLEYNYPDETVGDGETAQETLERLTWLGAAKRFPEGISDEIKRSIWSELCLIGYKGYAAYFLTVHDIVQFARHERGILCQGRGSAANSTVCYCLDITEVDPRKANLVFGRFISTERDEPPDIDVDFEHERREEVMQFIYKKYGGRRTGLTANVISYRSKSAIRETGKVFGVSDDVISAFNQLHWGWGAGVDLRSVGNIGLNPDDPVLAQMFEVVKVLRGFPRHLSQHVGGFVITRDSLESLVPISKSAMDSRTIIEWNKDDIDALKILKVDILALGMLSCLRRAFELMDEHYDHKVTLNQLQNEEYRDPEGAKPVYEMTHRADTIGVFQIESRAQMTMLPRLKPREFYDLVIEVAIVRPGPIQGNMVHPYLRRRQGLEPVDYPSAALKAVLHRTLGIPLFQEQAMQIAIVGAGFSAGKADQLRRAMAAWQRTGKLAQFHDDFIGGMIANGYTPEFAKQSFAQIQGFAEYGFPESHAASFALLVYASCWLKCHYPDVFACALLNSQPMGFYAPSQLVRDAVEHGVEVRPPDINASDHDSTLEETETHPALRIWPRHEVMKDHIWGHKALRLGLRQVEGLAKKDIERLVVERNKGLFSSVRDLWIRTRIPISSLEKLAQADAFSSFGLSRREALWTVKGLIGTHGADTLPLFAALPAAASPSEEPAGLPLMAPGEEVIHDYATLSLSLKGHPVQFLRPMLDERGTTRSANLMRVTPGHRVEVAGLVLVRQRPGTASGVIFVTLEDETGVANIVVWPKLFENDEMRKTLLSARMLAISGQVQREGVVIHVIAENMVDLTPQLLDLSHGKDFGDKIVARADEGKSGPPGSQSRDRQVLRDQEMARRRAYAAMPGGRNFH is encoded by the coding sequence ATGAGCCAGATCGTTCCGCTTGTCGGCCAGCGTCCCAGCCGGCTGGTGCCCAAAAGCCCGATCCCGCCCTATACCGAGCTGATCACCACCAGCAATTTTTCCTTTTTGCGCAGCGGTTCGCACCCCGAGGAGCTGGTCGCCGCGGCCATGCAGATGGGGCTGGCAGGTCTGGGGCTGTGCGACCGCAACAGCTTTGCCGGCGTGGTGCGCGCCTATGTGACGGCGCGAGACAACAAAGAGAATTTTCCGTCCTTTCGCTATCTCGTCGGGGTGCGGCTGGTCTTTTCCGACGGCACGCCCGACATCATCGCCTATCCCACCGACCGGGCCGCCTATGGGCGGCTCTGCAAGCTCCTTACTCTGGGCAATAAGCGCGGCGAAAAGGGCAGTCCCGATCTGCGCTTTGAAGACCTTTTTGGGCGCAGCGATCCCGTGTCGGAAACCGAGCATGGGCCAACGGAAAACTTTGCCGTTGGGCAGCTTTTTATCCTCGTCCCCGATGAAGCCGATTGGGGTTCTACCGAAAAGGTGCTGGCCCGGCTGGTAGAGGGTGCACGCGACAGAGTCTGGGTCGCCGGAGTTGCAAAATTCGATGGGCAGGACCGGGCCCGGCTCAATCGCGTCGATACTCTGGCGCGCCGGCATGGGGCGGCCATGATCGCCAGCAATGACGTGGCCTATCACGAGCCCGACCGGCGCATGGTGCTCGATGTGGTGACCGCCATCCGCGAGCATGTCACCCTCGATGAAGCCGGCTTTCTGCTCTCGGCCAATGCCGAGCGGCATCTCAAGACCGCGCGGGAAATGAACCGGCTGTTTTCAGCCTATCCCGATGCCATCGCCCAGACGCAAATTTTTATGGGCCGGATCGGCTTCTGCCTCAGCCAGCTCGAATATAATTATCCCGATGAGACGGTCGGCGACGGCGAAACCGCTCAGGAAACGCTCGAGCGGCTGACCTGGCTGGGTGCGGCCAAGCGTTTTCCCGAAGGGATCAGCGACGAGATCAAGCGCTCGATCTGGTCCGAGCTCTGCCTCATCGGCTACAAGGGCTATGCCGCTTACTTCCTGACCGTGCACGACATCGTGCAATTTGCCCGTCATGAGCGCGGCATTCTCTGCCAGGGGCGCGGCTCGGCGGCCAATTCGACCGTCTGCTATTGCCTCGACATCACCGAGGTCGACCCACGTAAGGCCAATCTCGTCTTTGGCCGCTTCATCTCCACCGAACGCGACGAACCGCCCGATATCGATGTCGATTTCGAGCATGAGCGGCGCGAGGAGGTGATGCAATTTATCTACAAAAAATATGGTGGGCGCCGCACCGGGCTGACCGCCAATGTCATCTCCTATCGCTCGAAAAGCGCCATCCGCGAAACCGGCAAGGTGTTCGGCGTTTCCGACGATGTGATCAGTGCTTTCAACCAGCTCCACTGGGGCTGGGGCGCGGGCGTGGATCTCAGAAGCGTCGGCAATATCGGCCTCAACCCCGACGATCCGGTGCTGGCCCAGATGTTCGAAGTCGTAAAAGTGCTGCGCGGCTTTCCGCGCCACCTCTCCCAGCATGTGGGCGGCTTTGTCATCACCCGCGATTCCCTTGAAAGCCTCGTGCCGATCAGCAAATCGGCCATGGACAGCCGCACCATCATCGAATGGAACAAGGACGACATCGACGCGCTCAAAATCCTCAAGGTCGATATTCTGGCGCTCGGCATGCTGAGCTGCCTGCGGCGGGCCTTTGAATTGATGGATGAGCACTATGACCACAAGGTCACGCTGAACCAGCTGCAGAACGAGGAGTATCGCGATCCCGAAGGGGCCAAGCCCGTCTATGAAATGACCCATCGCGCCGACACGATCGGGGTCTTCCAGATCGAGAGCCGGGCGCAGATGACCATGCTGCCGCGCCTCAAGCCCAGGGAATTCTATGACCTTGTCATTGAGGTGGCGATCGTTCGGCCGGGGCCGATCCAGGGCAATATGGTCCACCCCTATTTGCGCCGCCGCCAGGGTCTGGAGCCGGTGGATTATCCCAGCGCGGCGCTGAAGGCGGTGCTGCATCGCACGCTGGGCATTCCGCTGTTTCAGGAGCAGGCGATGCAGATCGCCATTGTCGGGGCGGGCTTTTCGGCCGGCAAGGCTGACCAGCTGCGCCGCGCCATGGCGGCCTGGCAACGCACCGGAAAGCTCGCCCAGTTCCACGACGATTTCATCGGCGGCATGATCGCCAATGGCTATACGCCCGAATTTGCCAAGCAGAGCTTTGCCCAGATCCAGGGCTTTGCCGAATATGGCTTTCCCGAAAGCCATGCGGCGAGCTTTGCGCTGCTCGTCTATGCCTCGTGCTGGCTCAAATGCCACTATCCCGATGTGTTCGCCTGCGCCCTGCTCAACTCCCAGCCCATGGGCTTTTATGCGCCCAGCCAATTGGTGCGCGACGCGGTCGAGCATGGGGTGGAAGTGCGCCCGCCCGATATCAACGCCTCGGACCATGACAGTACGCTGGAAGAGACCGAAACCCATCCCGCGCTGCGCATCTGGCCGCGCCACGAGGTGATGAAGGACCATATCTGGGGCCACAAGGCGCTGCGCCTGGGGCTGCGGCAGGTGGAGGGCCTCGCCAAAAAGGATATCGAGCGCCTCGTCGTCGAGCGGAATAAGGGGCTTTTCAGCTCGGTGCGCGATCTCTGGATCCGCACCCGCATCCCCATATCAAGCCTAGAAAAACTGGCGCAGGCGGATGCCTTCTCCAGCTTTGGCCTCAGCCGGCGCGAGGCGCTGTGGACGGTCAAGGGGCTGATCGGGACCCATGGCGCCGATACCCTGCCGCTCTTTGCCGCTCTCCCCGCCGCGGCCAGCCCCAGCGAGGAACCGGCGGGCCTGCCGCTGATGGCGCCGGGCGAGGAAGTGATCCACGACTACGCCACGCTCTCGCTGTCATTGAAGGGTCACCCGGTCCAGTTCCTGCGGCCAATGCTCGACGAGCGCGGCACGACGCGATCGGCAAATTTGATGAGAGTGACGCCCGGTCACCGTGTCGAAGTGGCGGGGTTGGTGCTGGTGCGGCAACGGCCGGGCACGGCAAGCGGGGTGATCTTCGTGACGCTCGAGGACGAGACCGGGGTGGCCAATATCGTGGTCTGGCCAAAGCTCTTCGAAAACGACGAGATGCGCAAAACCCTGCTTTCCGCACGCATGCTGGCCATTTCGGGCCAGGTGCAGCGCGAGGGGGTGGTGATCCATGTGATCGCTGAAAACATGGTCGATCTCACCCCGCAATTGCTCGATCTCTCCCATGGCAAGGATTTTGGTGACAAGATCGTGGCGCGGGCCGACGAGGGCAAATCCGGCCCGCCCGGCAGCCAGAGTCGCGACCGCCAGGTGCTGCGCGATCAGGAAATGGCCCGGCGAAGGGCCTATGCCGCCATGCCCGGCGGGCGCAATTTCCATTGA
- a CDS encoding TerB family tellurite resistance protein produces MFEALTRLFAKQDQPADRNDPKLSVAALLVHLAAVDGSMKEEETRTIRDALMDHYDLDATAVDKLIKQAAQRDAEAVDFYRFTSGITQLPMEDRVEIIRMMWTVVFADRDNHELEDNMVWRIAELIGVSSRDRTILRNQVRGETNAAEDQ; encoded by the coding sequence ATGTTCGAGGCCCTGACCCGTTTGTTTGCCAAGCAAGACCAGCCGGCAGACCGGAACGACCCAAAACTCTCCGTGGCTGCGCTTCTGGTGCATCTGGCTGCCGTTGACGGCTCGATGAAGGAAGAGGAAACCCGCACCATTCGCGACGCGCTGATGGATCATTACGATCTTGACGCGACGGCGGTGGACAAGCTGATCAAGCAGGCGGCCCAGCGCGATGCCGAGGCGGTGGATTTTTACCGCTTCACCTCGGGCATCACCCAATTGCCGATGGAAGACCGCGTCGAGATCATCCGCATGATGTGGACCGTGGTGTTCGCCGATCGCGATAATCACGAGCTCGAGGACAATATGGTCTGGCGCATTGCCGAGCTCATCGGCGTATCAAGCCGCGACCGCACCATTCTGCGCAACCAGGTGCGCGGCGAGACCAATGCGGCCGAGGATCAATAG
- the ppa gene encoding inorganic diphosphatase, whose protein sequence is MNIDAIPTGKNPPDELNVIIEVPLGGEPIKYEIDKDSGALFVDRFLYTPMRYPGNYGFVPHTLCGDGDPLDVIVMNSRPLVPGAVVRSRPVGVLFMEDDGGQDEKIIAVPVSKLTRMYDHILDIGDMPEIQVERVKHFFTHYKDLEPGKWAKIDRVGGLDDARRVILESIEMAKNAK, encoded by the coding sequence ATGAACATCGACGCGATCCCCACCGGCAAGAACCCGCCCGACGAGCTCAATGTCATCATTGAAGTGCCGCTGGGCGGCGAGCCGATCAAATATGAGATCGACAAGGACAGCGGCGCCCTGTTCGTCGACCGCTTCCTCTATACGCCCATGCGCTACCCGGGCAATTACGGCTTCGTGCCCCACACGCTGTGCGGCGATGGCGACCCGCTCGACGTCATCGTCATGAATTCCCGTCCGCTCGTGCCCGGCGCCGTCGTGCGCTCGCGCCCGGTCGGCGTGCTGTTCATGGAAGATGATGGCGGCCAGGATGAAAAGATCATCGCCGTGCCCGTCTCCAAGCTGACCCGCATGTACGATCATATCCTCGATATCGGCGATATGCCGGAAATCCAGGTCGAGCGCGTCAAGCACTTCTTCACACACTACAAGGATCTCGAGCCCGGCAAGTGGGCCAAGATCGACCGCGTCGGCGGCCTCGATGATGCGCGCCGCGTCATCCTCGAGTCCATCGAGATGGCCAAGAACGCCAAGTAA
- a CDS encoding 4a-hydroxytetrahydrobiopterin dehydratase, with amino-acid sequence MRAEISTVFPRLPLHCARQALTAPCQNSWPAEFAAEIQAKDESRVKVAAADRFVAAGIDPSDTEDWNMVEKLDAAALTAGLAALGDWRHDESENALVRTFSFKDFSAAFGFMARVALAAEKAGHHPDWSNSYNKVRIALSTHDAGGISQKDFQLAAAIDKLLQPAFRAGVPTPNACGFGR; translated from the coding sequence TTGCGGGCTGAGATCAGCACGGTGTTCCCCCGTTTACCGCTGCATTGCGCGCGTCAGGCCTTAACAGCGCCTTGCCAGAATAGCTGGCCTGCTGAATTTGCTGCGGAAATTCAGGCGAAAGATGAATCAAGGGTTAAAGTGGCCGCTGCGGATCGATTTGTCGCAGCCGGCATTGATCCCTCGGACACGGAGGATTGGAACATGGTCGAAAAACTGGATGCAGCTGCCCTCACGGCGGGCCTCGCAGCGCTGGGAGACTGGCGCCACGACGAGAGTGAGAACGCCCTCGTGCGGACGTTTTCGTTCAAGGATTTTTCGGCCGCCTTTGGCTTCATGGCCCGGGTGGCGCTTGCCGCCGAAAAGGCCGGGCATCATCCGGACTGGTCCAACAGCTACAACAAGGTGCGCATCGCCCTTTCCACCCATGATGCAGGCGGCATCAGCCAGAAGGATTTTCAGCTTGCCGCCGCCATAGACAAGCTTTTGCAACCGGCTTTTAGGGCGGGCGTCCCAACGCCGAACGCATGTGGTTTTGGTAGGTAG
- a CDS encoding DNA polymerase Y family protein — protein MALQPFLPGPMARLDARRNRRFLVLFLPHWPTDYLKRRNPALKGPMALFERIKGGLRLAALDTEAMREGLRLGQNLADARAILPSLTVEELDRPMLTAAFEDFADWHSNASPMVAVMPDASPYGDLVLDITGVDHLFGGEAKMLRTLLTRLRALGYTVAGAIAPTIGAAWAVSHFARSQIVANDTLVPLLDSLPVRALRLNQNQIATLAQMGLTTIGSLRERSRKSLQARFGQSLLIRLDQAFGEIEERMTPRLPQADYIVERRFADPIALMDDVLATAHDLAVQLGCTLEQENLGAQSFHLFLYRVDHKVMTLSLNSARLTRDPSHITDLFRHHAQRLEAEYDAGFGIDMVRLAASSIDRMDAVQMGAFATASGEEDVSRLLDRIGSRLGVDAVLRSEMLASHIPERAARLVSAMATPAQSQLPPGLPRRQRPLRLLPAPEPVAINAEVPDGLPASMIWRRETYRLVKGAGPERLGAEWWRSGERLKLVPPPRPKPVEPGETPRPAPYEPELELFDPEAKTRDYYVVEDEEGRRFWVFRLGFYGGPTPPRWYLHGFFP, from the coding sequence ATGGCTTTGCAACCTTTTCTGCCGGGCCCCATGGCGCGCCTCGACGCACGCCGCAACCGGCGCTTCCTGGTACTGTTCCTGCCGCATTGGCCAACGGATTATCTCAAACGGCGTAATCCGGCGCTCAAGGGCCCGATGGCGCTGTTCGAGCGGATCAAGGGCGGGCTGCGCCTTGCCGCGCTCGACACCGAAGCCATGCGCGAGGGCCTGCGGCTGGGGCAGAATCTGGCCGATGCCCGCGCCATCCTGCCCAGCCTGACGGTCGAAGAGCTCGACCGGCCGATGCTGACTGCCGCCTTCGAGGATTTTGCCGACTGGCACTCCAATGCCAGCCCCATGGTGGCGGTGATGCCTGACGCCAGCCCCTATGGCGATCTCGTGCTCGACATTACCGGGGTCGATCACCTCTTTGGCGGGGAAGCCAAAATGCTGCGCACCCTACTCACGCGGCTGCGCGCGCTGGGCTATACCGTAGCCGGGGCCATTGCCCCCACGATCGGCGCGGCCTGGGCGGTGAGCCATTTTGCCCGCAGCCAGATCGTCGCCAACGACACTCTTGTGCCCCTGCTCGACAGCCTGCCGGTCAGGGCGCTGCGGCTCAATCAGAACCAGATTGCCACCCTCGCCCAGATGGGGCTGACCACGATTGGGAGTCTGCGCGAGCGATCGCGAAAATCGCTGCAGGCCCGGTTTGGGCAAAGCCTGCTCATCCGGCTCGATCAGGCCTTTGGCGAGATCGAGGAGCGGATGACCCCGCGCCTGCCCCAGGCCGACTATATCGTCGAGCGGCGCTTTGCCGACCCGATCGCGCTGATGGACGATGTGCTGGCCACGGCCCATGATCTGGCGGTGCAACTGGGCTGTACGCTGGAACAGGAAAATCTGGGCGCCCAGAGCTTTCACCTCTTTCTCTACCGGGTCGACCACAAGGTGATGACCCTGTCGCTCAATTCGGCACGACTGACGCGCGACCCCAGCCACATCACCGATCTCTTCCGCCACCACGCCCAGAGGCTCGAGGCCGAATATGATGCCGGCTTCGGCATCGACATGGTGCGGCTGGCCGCTAGCTCCATCGACCGCATGGATGCGGTGCAGATGGGCGCTTTCGCGACCGCCAGCGGCGAGGAGGATGTGAGCCGCCTGCTCGACCGGATCGGCAGCCGGCTGGGCGTGGACGCCGTGCTGCGCAGCGAAATGCTGGCGAGCCATATTCCCGAGCGGGCAGCGCGCCTCGTGTCGGCCATGGCGACCCCGGCGCAAAGCCAATTGCCGCCCGGTTTGCCGAGGCGCCAAAGACCGCTGCGCCTCTTGCCGGCACCCGAGCCCGTCGCCATCAATGCCGAAGTGCCCGATGGCCTGCCCGCCTCGATGATCTGGCGGCGCGAAACCTATCGGCTGGTGAAGGGCGCCGGGCCCGAGCGGCTTGGCGCCGAATGGTGGCGCAGTGGCGAACGCCTCAAACTGGTCCCGCCCCCACGCCCTAAGCCGGTCGAGCCGGGCGAAACCCCGCGCCCTGCCCCCTATGAGCCCGAGCTCGAACTCTTCGATCCTGAGGCGAAGACGCGGGATTATTACGTGGTCGAGGACGAGGAAGGCCGCCGCTTCTGGGTGTTCCGCCTCGGCTTTTATGGCGGGCCGACGCCCCCACGCTGGTATCTGCACGGGTTCTTTCCATGA
- a CDS encoding EAL domain-containing protein: MLISARKTMPALDYVSLIRSVYGDRRALLAGACASAGVAAMSGIKADAPALYLVALIILLVGIARFVNMRAFWDAAIGNEDANAAEHWENRALWGGALVALAHGLWCLVAILFVQDPFAELAACTLSIASTVGMVARNFALDRLITIQTVALSVPLWVAMLLRADIYHALLAAMLLVMLISFRKLAADIRVILISALHGRIEVSRLAAELDIAITTLAHGLCMLDENGIITVANSKANRTFARLGIFNLTGRPFTSVLAALETSGKVPRTAIDRLRDMITRPASGKVLLALGPGIYFEVTISARKQRCVLLFEDISERVAAEERISFMAHHDTLTDLPNRSHFNQLATDELESRAKAGQASALMVVDVDEFKHVNDTYGHVVGDTLLRQVALRLRRTVPPHALVARLGGDEFVVLTGHEGDDASVVTIAETIRRAFTAPFLFEELTLNVNISIGLATAETSDISLEELMTKADLALYAAKSAGKGHVQLFHAQMDIDYHYRQRLKSDLRTAIARRDLTLAFQPLFDIETRRVVSCEALARWVHPELGNIGPNTFIPLAEEIGLISDITAFMIESATREAVNWRGGIGVAINISARDFRGLDLPALVDRALAASGLEAHRLELEVTESALIEEKALAQSVLMALAERGVSIALDDFGTGYSSLSYLNALPLTKLKIDKSFVTEIARDARALSLLTGVARIGRDLDLTVVAEGVETQLQFDTMLAHTSVQQVQGYLFSRPLPAADIAELISRLNAAPPRQITNVVNAV; this comes from the coding sequence GTGCTGATCTCAGCCCGCAAGACCATGCCCGCCTTGGACTACGTGTCCCTTATCCGCTCGGTCTATGGCGACCGACGGGCACTGCTTGCCGGCGCCTGCGCCAGCGCCGGGGTCGCAGCCATGTCGGGGATCAAGGCAGATGCCCCGGCCCTCTACCTCGTCGCCCTGATCATCCTGCTTGTCGGTATTGCCCGCTTCGTCAACATGCGCGCCTTCTGGGACGCCGCCATTGGCAATGAAGACGCGAACGCAGCCGAGCACTGGGAAAACCGGGCCCTGTGGGGCGGCGCGCTGGTGGCGCTCGCCCACGGCCTCTGGTGCCTCGTCGCCATTCTCTTCGTCCAGGACCCCTTTGCAGAACTGGCCGCCTGCACGCTCTCCATCGCCTCGACCGTAGGCATGGTGGCCCGCAATTTCGCCCTCGACCGGCTGATCACCATCCAGACCGTGGCGCTCAGCGTGCCGCTCTGGGTCGCCATGCTGCTGCGCGCCGATATCTACCATGCGCTTCTCGCGGCCATGCTGCTGGTGATGCTGATCAGCTTCCGCAAGCTTGCCGCCGACATCCGGGTGATCCTGATCTCGGCGCTGCATGGAAGGATCGAGGTGTCGCGCCTCGCCGCCGAGCTCGATATCGCTATAACGACGCTTGCCCACGGCCTCTGCATGCTGGACGAAAACGGCATTATCACCGTGGCCAATTCCAAGGCCAATCGCACCTTTGCCCGGCTCGGCATCTTCAACCTGACCGGCCGCCCCTTTACTTCGGTGCTCGCCGCACTGGAGACCAGTGGCAAGGTGCCGCGAACCGCGATCGACCGCCTGCGCGACATGATCACCCGCCCCGCTTCGGGCAAGGTGCTCCTCGCCCTCGGGCCCGGTATTTATTTCGAGGTGACGATCAGCGCCCGCAAGCAGCGCTGCGTGCTGCTGTTTGAAGATATCAGTGAACGCGTGGCGGCCGAGGAGCGCATCAGCTTCATGGCCCATCACGACACGCTGACCGACCTGCCCAACCGCAGCCATTTCAACCAGCTGGCCACCGACGAACTCGAATCCCGCGCCAAGGCGGGCCAAGCCAGCGCACTGATGGTCGTCGACGTCGACGAGTTCAAGCACGTCAATGACACCTATGGCCATGTGGTGGGCGATACGCTTCTGCGCCAGGTGGCACTGCGCCTGCGCCGCACCGTGCCGCCCCATGCCCTCGTCGCCCGGCTCGGCGGCGATGAATTCGTGGTGCTGACCGGACATGAAGGCGACGACGCCAGCGTCGTCACCATTGCCGAGACCATCCGAAGGGCCTTTACGGCGCCGTTCCTGTTTGAAGAGCTGACGCTCAACGTCAATATCAGCATCGGCCTCGCCACCGCCGAGACCAGCGACATTTCGCTTGAAGAGTTGATGACCAAGGCCGACCTCGCTCTTTACGCCGCCAAGAGCGCCGGCAAGGGTCATGTACAGCTGTTCCACGCCCAGATGGATATCGACTATCACTACCGCCAGCGCCTCAAGAGCGATCTGCGCACCGCCATCGCCCGGCGCGATCTGACCCTGGCCTTCCAGCCGCTCTTTGATATCGAGACGCGGCGCGTGGTCAGTTGCGAGGCGCTGGCGCGCTGGGTTCACCCCGAACTTGGCAACATCGGCCCGAACACCTTTATCCCGCTGGCCGAGGAAATCGGCCTCATCTCCGATATCACCGCCTTCATGATCGAGAGCGCCACGCGGGAGGCCGTGAACTGGCGCGGCGGGATCGGCGTCGCCATCAATATTTCGGCGCGGGATTTTCGCGGGCTCGACCTGCCGGCCCTCGTCGACCGGGCCCTCGCCGCTTCGGGCCTCGAGGCGCATCGACTGGAACTTGAAGTGACCGAGAGCGCCCTTATCGAGGAAAAGGCGCTGGCCCAGTCCGTGCTGATGGCCCTCGCCGAAAGGGGCGTGTCCATCGCGCTCGATGATTTCGGCACAGGCTATTCCTCGCTGAGCTATCTCAACGCCCTGCCGCTGACCAAGCTCAAGATCGACAAATCCTTCGTCACCGAAATCGCCCGCGATGCACGCGCCCTCAGCTTGCTGACCGGCGTCGCCCGGATCGGCAGGGATCTCGACCTGACCGTCGTCGCCGAAGGCGTCGAAACCCAGCTCCAGTTCGACACCATGCTGGCCCATACCAGCGTCCAGCAGGTCCAGGGTTATCTGTTCAGCCGCCCCCTGCCCGCCGCCGATATTGCCGAACTGATCAGCCGGCTCAATGCTGCGCCCCCACGACAAATAACAAACGTGGTTAACGCAGTTTAA
- a CDS encoding DUF3445 domain-containing protein, whose protein sequence is MTRPFPDDGTAKLFQIGTRPLDPDDWLAPDGSLASQLAEKARLRISHPAETFAELSGSRPAQSELLSLLADYLPRRFPDLWRHDGDAITILPVGATLALTSAEAPLAIAAQLVQDDFLLLERDTESWRLTAASLSFPSSWTLADKIGQGLDVIHDPVPGFGPGTRPAQIMARMFDAMRPETPMIRWNWSLYGDDRLFHPDVSGADQPRFGAGPRAENVYLRVERQVLRKLPETGAIAFAIRISLHGLDDLAAHPEATAVAAHLHSEVSALTPDQLDYKGLTHERDRVLARLDEMMFKRV, encoded by the coding sequence ATGACCAGACCTTTCCCCGACGATGGCACGGCAAAGCTTTTCCAGATCGGCACCCGCCCGCTCGATCCCGATGATTGGCTCGCTCCTGATGGCAGTCTCGCTTCCCAGCTGGCTGAAAAGGCGCGGCTGCGTATTTCCCATCCCGCCGAAACTTTTGCCGAACTGAGTGGCAGCCGCCCGGCCCAGTCCGAGCTCCTGTCCCTGCTTGCAGATTATCTGCCCCGGCGGTTTCCCGATCTCTGGCGCCATGACGGCGACGCCATCACCATCCTGCCTGTTGGCGCGACCCTTGCGCTCACCAGCGCCGAGGCCCCGCTCGCCATTGCCGCGCAATTGGTGCAGGACGATTTTTTGCTGCTGGAGCGGGACACAGAAAGCTGGCGGCTGACTGCGGCCAGCCTCAGCTTCCCCTCCTCATGGACCCTTGCCGACAAGATCGGGCAGGGGCTCGACGTCATTCATGACCCGGTGCCAGGCTTTGGCCCCGGCACGCGACCGGCCCAGATCATGGCGCGCATGTTCGACGCCATGCGCCCCGAAACTCCGATGATCCGCTGGAACTGGTCGCTCTATGGCGATGACAGGCTCTTCCACCCGGACGTGTCCGGCGCCGACCAGCCCCGTTTCGGCGCCGGCCCGCGTGCGGAAAATGTCTATCTGCGGGTCGAGCGGCAGGTGTTGCGAAAACTGCCGGAAACCGGCGCCATCGCCTTTGCCATCCGCATATCGCTCCATGGGCTCGACGATCTTGCCGCCCATCCCGAAGCGACCGCCGTCGCCGCGCACCTCCACAGCGAAGTGTCGGCCCTGACGCCGGACCAGCTCGACTACAAAGGCCTCACCCACGAGCGCGATCGCGTGCTCGCCCGCCTCGATGAGATGATGTTCAAACGCGTTTAG